The following proteins are encoded in a genomic region of Corylus avellana chromosome ca4, CavTom2PMs-1.0:
- the LOC132180047 gene encoding metalloendoproteinase 2-MMP-like: protein MALKAFSLLSLTPLLLLLFPLLSHATNSPKSHEKKSSPLEFLKHLQGCQLGENIEGIHDLKKYLEQFGYLSYSHSKNQTHANSDDFDELLESAIKTYQLNYHLNASGILDEKTVSKMMMPRCGVADIINGTNRMRPGKKRHHNGHGSLHDVSLFSYFPNNPKWPPSKYHLTYGFLAGTPTAAKRPVAEAFQKWASRTHFTFSRARGVSNADIKIGFGRGDHGDGSPFDGAGGTLAHAFPPTDGRFHYDGDEKWSVGAVSGAFDLQTVALHEIGHLLGLDHSEIVGAIMYAYINEGETKGLHADDIQGIKSLYNV from the coding sequence ATGGCTTTGAAagctttttctcttctctcgtTGActcccctcctcctcctcctcttccctcTCCTTTCTCATGCAACTAATTCACCAAAGTCGCATGAAAAAAAATCTTCACCCTTGGAGTTTCTCAAGCACCTTCAAGGATGTCAGCTGGGTGAAAATATCGAAGGCATCCACGACCTCAAAAAATACCTCGAACAATTTGGTTATCTAAGCTATAGCCATTCCAAAAATCAAACCCATGCCAACAGCGACGATTTTGACGAACTCTTGGAATCGGCCATCAAAACATACCAACTCAATTACCATCTGAATGCGAGTGGCATTTTGGATGAGAAAACAGTATCAAAGATGATGATGCCTCGCTGCGGCGTGGCAGACATCATCAATGGTACAAATAGGATGCGTCCGGGGAAGAAGAGGCATCACAACGGACATGGCTCGTTGCATGatgtctctctcttttcttactTCCCCAACAACCCAAAGTGGCCGCCCTCCAAGTATCACCTCACCTATGGGTTTCTCGCTGGCACCCCGACTGCAGCCAAGAGGCCCGTTGCAGAAGCCTTCCAGAAATGGGCCTCACGCACGCACTTCACCTTCTCACGGGCTCGAGGCGTCTCAAACGCGGATATCAAAATTGGTTTTGGTCGTGGGGATCATGGAGACGGGTCCCCTTTTGATGGAGCCGGTGGCACCCTGGCCCATGCTTTTCCACCAACTGATGGGAGATTCCATTATGATGGAGATGAGAAATGGAGTGTGGGTGCAGTGTCAGGTGCATTTGACTTGCAGACAGTTGCCTTGCATGAAATCGGGCATCTTCTTGGACTGGATCATAGCGAAATTGTGGGAGCTATCATGTATGCCTACATCAATGAAGGAGAGACCAAAGGTCTGCATGCCGACGATATTCAAGGAATTAAATCCTTATATAACGTTTGA
- the LOC132176876 gene encoding kinesin-like protein KIN-10A translates to MAPTPSKANQTHPTQIKTPQSKLRIHFNANKTNPSPNPNAAAKEAPQDHPVEVITRIRDYPDRKEKPVSVLQINSNNHSIRVRADFGYRDFSLDGVSLSEEEDLDVFYKKFVESRINSVKLGDKCTIMMYGPTGSGKSHTMFGCSKLPGIVYRSLRDILGDGEEGHGTFVQVTVLEIYNEEIFDLLSSNGGGGLGLGWPKGSASKVKLEVMGKKAKNASYISGTEAGKISKEIQKVEKRRIVKSTLCNDRSSRSHCLIILDVPTVGGRLMLVDMAGSENIEQAGQIGFEAKMQTAKINQGNIALKRVVESIANGDSHVPFRDSKLTMLLQDSFEDDKSKILMILCASPDPKEIHKTISTLEYGAKAKCIVRGPHTPNKDKIGTEDSSSAVILGSRIAAMDEFIFKLQRENKLKEKERNEAHKQLLKKEEEVAALRARLELTERRGSGASEEEINLKVNERAQILKRELEKRLEECQKMTNEFVELERRRMEERILQQQQEVEMLRQRLEEIELELCRSTDASADESALKDMDGSGFARRLMRIYTNEDPGMVKSMDLDMDDQEPIVREVKHVGGMVCKPAGIQGNLDQSHLVDHDVFGAKFGDRVCLSTVFEEEEVDEGDDEHEERVLDEEVEKEIIEEKRVCVVDKCSPVIRVEQTPSPPSRSPRKRDHPKERLEGMDSELLSEAENSKDTASSRRLRIQNIFTLCGNHRELSQHIRTTPAKRRSGPIDPQSSPTGEDSIVRNFNKENLEVQKYMPIPEFEAKSPAATVEPLALNKNQIYNDVALALKENYNPYDHGNDAKIEVYVKWEASKEIPGKFITTLKVVKDASLADLRKLIEISLGADNQAFTFLVLGDPTGAPVPREKEGMVPAIKLPLCNNQANGRLACLRPAKGIQCPTHLPPSPLPLRPLENKLPLTPNSCYSHQPDEGSGLSPNFISTPFITVRRHQLEQL, encoded by the exons ATGGCTCCCACGCCATCTAAAGCAAACCAAACCCACCCGACCCAGATCAAGACCCCGCAATCGAAGCTTCGCATTCATTTCAATGccaacaaaacaaacccatctCCGAATCCGAACGCGGCGGCCAAAGAAGCCCCACAAGATCACCCGGTCGAAGTTATAACCCGGATCCGCGACTACCCGGATCGAAAAGAAAAACCCGTATCGGTTTTGCAAATCAATTCCAACAACCATTCTATACGGGTTCGAGCCGATTTCGGCTACCGGGACTTTAGCCTCGATGGGGTTTCTTTGTCTGAAGAAGAGGACCTTGATGTCTTTTACAAAAAATTCGTGGAGTCGAGGATTAACAGTGTGAAGTTAGGGGACAAGTGCACGATAATGATGTACGGCCCGACTGGTTCGGGCAAGAGTCACACGATGTTCGGATGCTCGAAGCTGCCAGGTATTGTGTACCGGTCTTTGAGGGATATTCTTGGAGATGGGGAGGAAGGACATGGAACGTTTGTGCAAGTAACTGTCTTGGAGATATATAACGAAGAAATTTTTGATCTTTTGTCCAGCAACGGTGGAGGAGGATTAGGCCTTGGATGGCCTAAAGGCAGTGCATCCAAG GTGAAACTTGAAGTAATGGGGAAAAAGGCAAAGAATGCATCGTATATTTCAGGAACTGAAGCTGGAAAGATTTCTAAGGAGATACAAAAAGTGGAGAAACGAAGGATTGTTAAAAGCACTCTCTGTAATGACAGAAGTTCTCGTAGCCACTGCTtg ATAATCCTTGATGTCCCAACAGTGGGAGGACGCCTGATGCTTGTGGACATGGCAGGGTCCGAAAATATTGAGCAAGCTGGTCAAATTGGATTTGAGGCCAAAATGCAG ACAGCGAAGATCAACCAAGGAAACATAGCATTGAAAAGAGTGGTAGAATCCATTGCAAATGGTGATTCCCATGTGCCATTTAGAGATAGCAAATTGACCATGCTTCTGCAG GATTCGTTTGAGGATGacaaatcaaaaattttaatgatacTCTGTGCAAGCCCGGATCCAAAGGAGATACACAAGACGATCTCTACCCTTGAATATGGAGCAAAAGCAAAATGTATTGTCCGTGGTCCTCATACGCCAAATAAGGATAAAATTGGCACTGAAGACTCTTCATCTGCAGTAATTTTAGGATCAAGGATTGCTGCCATGGATGAATTTATCTTTAAGCTACAAAGGGAGAACAAGctcaaagagaaagagagaaatgaagCACACAAGCAgctcttgaagaaagaagaagaagttgctGCACTTAGAGCTAGACTTGAGCTTACTGAAAGGAGGGGATCAGGGGCAAGTGAGGAGGAGATCAACTTAAAGGTGAATGAGCGGGCTCAGATTCTGAAACGTGAGCTGGAAAAGAGATTGGAGGAGTGCCAGAAAATGACTAATGAATTTGTCGAATTAGAGAGGAGAAGAATGGAAGAAAGGATATTGCAGCAACAACAGGAAGTTGAAATGCTGAGACAGCGGTTGGAGGAGATTGAGTTGGAGTTATGCCGTTCTACAGATGCAAGTGCTGATGAAAGTGCATTGAAGGACATGGATGGAAGTGGGTTTGCCAGAAGGCTAATGAGGATATATACCAATGAGGACCCTGGAATGGTAAAATCAATGGACTTGGACATGGATGATCAAGAACCGATTGTTCGTGAGGTGAAGCATGTAGGCGGGATGGTTTGCAAACCTGCTGGAATCCAAGGAAATTTGGATCAGTCTCATCTAGTGGATCATGATGTTTTTGGGGCAAAATTTGGTGACAGGGTATGTCTGAGCACTGtatttgaggaagaagaagtaGATGAAGGGGATGATGAACATGAAGAGAGAGTGTTAGATGAAGAAGTGGAGAAAGAAATCATAGAGGAGAAGAGGGTCTGTGTGGTTGATAAGTGTAGCCCTGTAATCAGAGTTGAGCAGACACCAAGTCCGCCTAGCAGAAGTCCAAGGAAAAGAGACCATCCGAAGGAAAGATTAGAGGGTATGGACTCGGAATTATTAAGTGAAGCAGAAAATTCGAAGGATACAGCCTCTTCTAGACGATTGAGAATCCAAAATATATTCACACTTTGTGGGAATCACAGAGAGTTATCTCAACACATCAGGACAACACCTGCAAAAAGGAGGTCTGGCCCCATTGATCCTCAATCATCTCCAACTGGGGAGGATTCTATTGTGAGAAATTTCAACAAGGAGAATTTGGAGGTCCAGAAATACATGCCCATTCCAGAATTTGAAGCCAAAAGTCCAGCAGCTACCGTGGAGCCACTTGCATTGAACAAGAACCAAATATACAATGATGTGGCTTTGGCTTTGAAGGAGAACTACAATCCATATGATCATGGCAATGATGCAAAGATTGAAGTGTATGTGAAATGGGAGGCTTCAAAGGAAATTCCTGGGAAGTTCATTACCACGCTTAAGGTGGTAAAGGATGCAAGCCTTGCCGACCTGAGGAAGCTGATTGAAATCAGTCTTGGTGCAGACAATCAAGCATTCACTTTTCTCGTGCTTGGG GACCCTACTGGAGCTCCAGTTCCAAGAGAGAAGGAAGGAATGGTACCGGCCATCAAACTTCCACTTTGCAACAACCAGGCGAATGGCCGCTTAGCTTGCTTGCGACCAGCAAAGGGAATACAATGTCCTACTCATCTTCCACCAAGCCCGCTTCCACTGAGGCCACTGGAAAATAAATTGCCACTCACCCCAAATTCCTGCTACTCGCATCAACCAGATGAGGGTTCCGGTTTATCACCAAACTTTATTTCTACTCCCTTTATTACTGTTCGAAGGCATCAACTGGAACAACTTTAG
- the LOC132178725 gene encoding plastid-lipid-associated protein 6, chloroplastic, protein MPLLGSCVSSSPSRLSSHKQGLKHPVMASLTSLPHLSPFVSHSSSSSSSSSSITRLSPNKIHRVTIMSPRRPLSGKRSVAPISAVDEVSVVDPPPPPPFSEDKSELIASLKLKLLSVVSGLNRGLAANEDDLQKADAAAKEIEDVGGLVDLSVDLDKLQGRWKLIYSSAFSSRTLGGSRPGPPTGRLLPITLGQVFQRIDILSKDFDNIVELELGTPWPLPPVEVTATLAHKFELIGSAKIKIKFEKTTVKTTGNLSQLPPLELPRIPDNLRPPSNTGSGEFEVTYLDADTRITRGDRGELRVFVIS, encoded by the exons ATGCCATTGCTTGGTTCGTGTGTGTCTTCTTCCCCTTCTCGACTCTCGAGCCACAAGCAAGGACTCAAGCACCCAGTCATGGCCTCTCTAACCTCTCTTCCTCATCTGTCACCTTTTGTCTCCcactcctcttcctcttcttcttcttcttcttcgattACTCGTTTAAGTCCCAACAAAATTCACAGAGTCACAATCATGTCTCCAAGACGGCCTCTTTCGGGTAAGCGAAGCGTCGCCCCAATATCGGCTGTGGACGAGGTTTCTGTAGTTGAccctccacctccaccaccgTTTTCGGAGGACAAGTCAGAGCTTATTGCTTCTTTGAAGCTCAAATTACTG AGTGTTGTTTCTGGGCTAAATAGAGGTCTTGCTGCAAATGAAGATGATCTGCAAAAGGCAGATGCCGCTGCCAAGGAGATTGAAGATGTTGGAGGACTGGTGGACCTCTCAGTTGATCTTGATAAATTGCAAGGGAGATGGAAATTGATATATAGCAGTGCATTCTCATCTCGTACTCTCGGTGGGAGCCGTCCTGGACCCCCCACGGGAAGGCTACTCCCTATAACTCTTGGTCAG GTTTTTCAACGGATTGACATCTTGAGCAAAGATTTTGATAATATAGTGGAGCTTGAATTAGGCACTCCATGGCCCCTGCCACCTGTTGAAGTGACTGCCACATTAGCCCACAAATTTGAACTCATAG GGTCTGCAAAgataaaaatcaagtttgagaAAACAACGGTAAAGACAACCGGAAACTTGTCACAACTGCCTCCATTAGAGTTACCACGGATTCCAGACAATTTAAGGCCTCCATCAAATACAGGAAGCGGTGAATTTGAAGTTACCTATCTCGATGCAGATACGCGCATCACTAGAGGAGACAGAGGCGAGCTTAGGGTTTTTGTTATCTCATAA
- the LOC132179564 gene encoding KIN14B-interacting protein At4g14310-like yields MSASSARRLRDHGTTGAGVAAKPSKALTPIWVSGKSPTVGLQRSSSCGKENPRPASRTRDLAQKPVIRPVPRVDKAAAAARSVDPGSDSGTRVRWSTSSAPRGRSPSPSELIRGFSDRRVSVGASAGGKGLESGKQRKGFRDSSVNGSEGKTNGVRAFRDRKESCRIGVNSEKRSGLYEDLEMKVEENEKNLKEIRSLENCNGKVNLGSNVIKLSAVGRIFDEKVRDGAGVDEFLKSNKEVVKVGNDVGLCVEGRVENTLDNGKVLEIPKDKGLDGNKYPSKLHEKLAFLEGKVKRIASDIKRTKEMLDMNNPDSSKIILSDIQDKISGIQKAIGNVGGESDGKIGLSRGAGDGESRIIVQKEKSKEAYSVNTVKSSVKGLSSEELEARLFPHHKLLRNRTFLKVTSAGSQSHEPHFEGPNCELKVDKKSFSPIDDNPIAMEFLASLNTEQTKVTIRDGQAGLECCEVQEMDGDTSTGVSDCSNVFNGKRDVELVLTTDERLDDFDDQERIQGAIIGEETEDSCIDQLNEIGHKASTAGWFISEGEAVLLAHDDGSCSFYDIVNCEEKAEYKPPSGVSPGIWRDCWIIRAPGADGCSGKYVVAASAGNAISPGFCCWDFYSKDVQAFQLEGGAATSRTVLGPLPNNIGHRRNSILDNLVPENQQWWYKPCGPLIISTASCQRGVRIFDIRDGEQIMKWEVQKPVSTMDYSSPLQWRSRGKVVLAEAEAISVWDVNSQSPQALLSVSSSGQKISALHVNNTDAESSGGVRQRVSSSEAEGHDGVFCTADSINIMDFRHPYGVGLKIPKLGVSAQSVFSRGDSVFLGCSNVRSRGRKQTSSQVQQFSLRKQRLFSTYELPESNAHFHHSAITQVWGNSSLVMGVCGLGLFVFDALRDDPLQSFTIDSGSTKNVRDAIGPDDMYSPSFDYLSSRALVISRDRPAMWRHLS; encoded by the exons ATGTCCGCTTCATCGGCTCGCCGGCTCAGGGACCATGGAACCACCGGCGCCGGAGTCGCTGCCAAGCCCTCCAAAGCCCTAACCCCGATCTGGGTCTCCGGAAAAAGCCCCACCGTTGGTTTGCAGAGATCATCATCTTGCGGCAAAGAGAACCCCAGGCCCGCATCTCGGACCCGAGACCTGGCCCAGAAACCCGTGATCCGGCCCGTGCCACGCGTCGACAAGGCCGCAGCCGCCGCCCGGTCGGTGGATCCCGGGAGCGACAGTGGCACACGAGTCCGGTGGTCCACGTCGTCGGCGCCAAGAGGTAGGAGCCCTAGCCCTTCTGAGTTGATTAGGGGTTTCTCAGATCGGAGGGTTTCGGTGGGTGCGAGTGCTGGTGGTAAGGGATTGGAGAGTGGAAAGCAGAGAAAGGGGTTTAGGGATTCGAGTGTGAATGGGAGTGAAGGGAAGACTAATGGGGTTAGGGCTTTTAGGGATCGTAAAGAAAGTTGTAGAATTGGTGTCAACTCGGAGAAAAGGAGTGGACTTTATGAGGATTTGGAGATGAAAGTGGAGGAAAATGAGaagaatttgaaagaaattaggAGTTTGGAGAACTGTAATGGTAAAGTTAATTTAGGCTCAAATGTGATAAAATTGAGTGCGGTTGGTCGCATTTTTGATGAAAAGGTTCGTGATGGTGCCGGGGTTGATGAGTTTTTGAAGTCGAATAAGGAAGTCGTGAAGGTTGGAAATGATGTTGGTTTGTGTGTGGAGGGGCGTGTTGAGAACACTTTGGATAATGGGAAGGTTTTGGAGATTCCGAAAGATAAAGGGTTAGATGGTAACAAGTATCCAAGCAAGCTCCATGAGAAGCTTGCGTTTTTGGAAGGGAAAGTTAAGAGGATTGCGTCGGATATTAAGCGGACAAAGGAGATGCTGGATATGAATAACCCGGACTCTTCGAAGATAATACTTTCTGATATTCAGGACAAGATTTCAGGGATTCAGAAGGCAATTGGTAATGTTGGAGGCGAATCAGATGGTAAAATAGGATTGTCGAGAGGAGCTGGTGATGGAGAGAGCAGGATTATAGTTCAGAAGGAAAAGAGTAAGGAAGCGTATAGTGTTAATACTGTTAAAAGTTCTGTGAAAGGATTGAGTAGCGAGGAACTGGAAGCTAGACTCTTTCCTCATCATAAGTTGCTCAGAAATCGGACTTTTCTGAAAGTAACATCAGCAGGTTCTCAGAGTCACGAACCTCATTTTGAAGGACCAAATTGTGAGTTAAAGGTGGATAAGAAGTCGTTTAGCCCCATTGATGATAACCCTATAGCAATGGAGTTCTTAGCTTCCCTGAATACGGAGCAAACTAAAGTCACCATAAGGGATGGGCAGGCTGGTTTGGAATGTTGTGAAGTTCAAGAAATGGATGGTGATACGTCTACGGGAGTATCAGATTGTTCAAATGTGTTCAATGGAAAGCGTGATGTTGAGCTAGTTCTCACAACTGACGAGAgacttgatgattttgatgatcAGGAGAGAATTCAGGGTGCAATAATTGGTGAGGAGACAGAAGATTCTTGCATTGATCAGCTGAATGAAATTGGCCATAAGGCTTCAACAGCAGGATGGTTTATCTCTGAGGGGGAGGCGGTCCTTCTTGCCCACGATGATGGTTCTTGCTCATTTTATGATATTGTTAATTGTGAG GAGAAGGCTGAGTACAAACCTCCGTCAGGAGTCTCACCTGGTATATGGAGGGATTGTTGGATAATTCGTGCCCCTGGTGCAGATGGTTGCTCAGGAAAATATGTTGTGGCTgcgtctgctgggaatgctatCAGTCCAGGCTTTTGCTGTTGGGATTTCTACTCCAAAGATGTGCAAGCTTTCCAACTTGAGGGTGGAGCAGCCACTTCAAGAACAGTACTTGGTCCCTTACCGAATAATATTGGGCACAGAAGAAATTCTATTCTTGATAATCTGGTCCCGGAGAATCAACAATGGTGGTATAAACCCTGTGGACCTCTTATCATCTCAACTGCCAGCTGTCAGAGAGGTGTGAGAATTTTTGATATCCGTGATGGGGAGCAAATTATGAAATGGGAGGTGCAGAAGCCTGTGTCAACAATGGATTATTCAAGCCCATTACAGTGGAGAAGCAGGGGAAAAGTTGTTCTAGCTGAAGCAGAAGCAATCTCCGTGTGGGATGTGAACTCTCAAAGTCCTCAAGCACTATTATCTGTGTCTTCATCTGGTCAGAAAATTTCTGCTCTTCATGTGAACAATACTGATGCTGAATCAAGTGGTGGGGTTCGTCAAAG AGTAAGTTCGTCAGAAGCAGAAGGACATGATGGTGTTTTCTGCACTGCGGATTCCATTAATATTATGGACTTCCGCCACCCATATGGTGTAGGTCTTAAGATACCAAAACTTGGTGTCAGTGCGCAGTCAGTTTTCTCTCGTGGAGATTCTGTCTTTCTTGGCTGCTCTAATGTAAGGTCAAGAGGGAGAAAGCAAACTTCTTCACAGGTGCAACAGTTCTCGTTGCGCAAACAAAGGCTATTTAGCACTTACGAATTGCCAGAATCCAATGCACACTTCCATCACTCAGCAATAACACAAGTATGGGGAAATTCAAGCCTTGTAATGGGTGTTTGTGGACTGGGGCTATTTGTATTTGATGCCTTGAGGGACGATCCATTGCAGTCTTTCACCATTGATTCTGGAAGCACTAAAAATGTTAGAGACGCCATTGGTCCAGATGACATGTATTCTCCTTCCTTTGATTACTTGTCCTCTCGTGCTCTCGTTATATCAAGAGATCGCCCAGCTATGTGGAGGCACTTATCATAG
- the LOC132178300 gene encoding long-chain-alcohol oxidase FAO1-like gives MRRKSHPLLRGGRRGESKYSHTFTAAEMQSLGSICETILPSLPSNSLEGEEYQPSNVLQSFCKASGSQTPIPDQVAELLVKRALKESLILTRVVLWLLATRLGTLLLCGSLCFCEEWPFIQSFSRIPLEKREQVLQKWSRSRYLTPVRCAFVYIKILCLFVFFSQVTGGFGGMLVTPVDTGPEHLA, from the exons atgagaagaaagaGCCATCCTCTGTTGAGGGGAGGGAGAAGAGGAGAGAGCAAATACAGTCATACGTTTACAGCAGCTGAGATGCAATCACTGGGTAGCATTTGTGAGACTATATTACCCTCTTTGCCATCCAATTCTTTGGAGGGAGAGGAATACCAACCCAGCAATGTTTTGCAGTCCTTCTGCAAAGCTTCTGGGTCTCAAACTCCAATCCCTGATCAG GTTGCAGAGCTTTTAGTGAAGAGGGCATTAAAAGAATCTCTGATATTAACGAGAGTGGTTTTATGGCTGCTGGCCACTAGATTGGGTACCTTGTTGCTTTGTGGATCTCTTTGTTTTTGTGAGGAATGGCCTTTCATTCAGAGCTTTTCTCGTATACCATTGGAGAAGAGGGAGCAAGTTCTGCAGAAGTGGTCTAGAAGTAGATATCTGACACCTGTCAGATGTGCATTTGTTTACATCAAAATCTTGTGCCTCTTTGTCTTCTTCTCTCAG GTGACCGGAGGATTTGGTGGCATGCTGGTTACACCAGTCGACACGGGACCTGAGCACCTGGCATGA